The following are encoded in a window of Nakamurella sp. A5-74 genomic DNA:
- a CDS encoding polysaccharide deacetylase family protein — translation MSALDRVSTAVKSGIKSRLTFIGSMVSVQTDRNEFALTFDDGPGPGGTDLLLPVLDKHGARATFFVLLTAARRHPALLQEIVAAGHEVALHGVDHRALTSVPHSDVVVRQQEGKAELEQLVGAPVRFMRPPYGSQSLRTWRATRAAGLTPALWGPTTWDWRDIPQTERIEHCLASLEPGAILLAHDRFADGTDGVDDGPGPVVDRVALIDSVLAGARERSLVARSLGDLLAVGRPVLSAVFSR, via the coding sequence ATGAGCGCTCTCGATCGGGTGTCGACCGCGGTGAAGTCCGGCATCAAGAGTCGCCTGACGTTCATCGGGTCGATGGTCTCGGTGCAGACCGACCGGAACGAGTTCGCGCTGACCTTCGACGACGGACCGGGGCCCGGCGGGACCGACCTGCTGTTGCCGGTGCTGGACAAGCACGGTGCCAGGGCGACGTTCTTCGTCCTGCTCACCGCGGCAAGGCGGCACCCCGCCCTGCTCCAGGAGATCGTCGCTGCGGGTCACGAGGTCGCACTGCACGGCGTCGACCACCGTGCTCTCACCTCTGTGCCGCATTCCGACGTCGTGGTCCGACAACAGGAGGGCAAAGCCGAGCTGGAGCAGCTCGTGGGCGCGCCGGTCCGGTTCATGCGCCCCCCGTACGGCAGTCAGAGTCTGCGCACCTGGCGGGCCACCAGGGCCGCCGGATTGACGCCCGCCCTGTGGGGGCCGACGACCTGGGACTGGCGGGACATTCCGCAGACCGAGCGGATCGAGCACTGCCTCGCGTCGCTGGAGCCGGGTGCGATCCTGTTGGCCCACGACCGATTCGCCGACGGCACCGACGGTGTCGACGACGGCCCCGGTCCCGTTGTCGACCGGGTCGCGCTGATCGACTCCGTGCTCGCCGGGGCGCGCGAGCGGTCGCTCGTGGCCCGCTCGCTCGGCGACCTGCTGGCGGTCGGGCGGCCGGTGCTGTCCGCCGTCTTCAGCCGCTGA
- the mfd gene encoding transcription-repair coupling factor: protein MAAADSPARTFVAPPGTRPFVVAALAGADRPVLLVTATGREAEIAATAVDDLLGVGAAMLFPSWETLPHERLSPRADTVGARLAVLRRLAHPDESMTIGGHESAGPVRVIVTTVRSLIQPMAPNLGEIVPVRLKVGDEMELEKLTARLVDLAYTRVDMVEKRGEMAVRGGIVDVFPPTASHPIRIEFWGDEVTDLREFAVTDQRSLGTVDAVEAAPCREILLTEEVRRHAGDLSAAATGDPTLTEMLAKIADGIGVEGMESLLPALIPGGLTLLTDLLDAGTHVLLADPERIRSRADDLVRTGNEFLAASWMAAATGGKAPIDLGASAYRDLDAVLESAVDRDLPVWRLAAFGVDVPTTAAAVDAPEAPSVRASHAYRGDIAAAVSDAAQRFADGGRTVLVVPAAGTAQRAVERLREADLGVQLATSPMTGELGNDAVTVAVGRLDDGFDLPATHLTVLTESDLTGTRGVAGGESVKMPSRRRNAIDPLSLVPGDFVVHAKHGIGKFVQMVTRTTSGAQREYLVVEYAPSKRGHPGDKLFVPTDALDQLSKYVGGELPPLSKMGGSDWAKTKGKARKAVRQIAAKLVQVYAARAAAPGHPFAPDTPWQRELEDAFPFTETPDQLAAINEVKADMEKPSPMDRVISGDVGYGKTEIAVRAAFKAVQDGKQVAILVPTTLLAQQHLSTFGGRMSAFPVNIKGLSRFTDDAEAKQTVLGLIDGSVDIVIGTHRLLQPSIRYHDLGLVVVDEEQRFGVEHKEHITALRAHVDMLTMSATPIPRTLEMSLAGIREMSTITTPPEERHPILTYVGAYDDALVAAAIRRELLRDGQVFLVHNRVSDIDAVSKRIRDAVPEARVAVGHGQMGEGALEQVIDGFWKREVDVLVCTTIVETGLDISNANTLIVDHAEILGLSQMHQLRGRVGRGRERGYAYFLYPADKILTETAHDRLATIAQNSDLGAGMAVAMRDLEIRGAGSILGAEQSGHIAGVGFDLYIRLVGEAVTAFKKSAKAAGEEVPEEEEPIEVRIELPIDASIPHDYVPTDRLRLDAYRKIAGSTDEEQLTAVADELVDRYGPFGTQVENLFAVARFRFVAAAAGVSEVILGPQGLRFAPIVLAESAQLRAARLYPGSKYKEQTHALTLRAPTERSGGLGAPGLRDVALLEYCAQVFTELTHAPALAGDAAATGPRR, encoded by the coding sequence ATCGCCGCTGCCGACAGCCCGGCGCGCACCTTCGTCGCCCCGCCCGGTACCAGGCCGTTCGTGGTCGCGGCGCTCGCGGGCGCTGATCGGCCCGTGCTGCTGGTGACGGCCACCGGGCGGGAGGCCGAGATCGCCGCCACTGCCGTCGACGACCTGCTCGGCGTCGGTGCTGCGATGCTTTTCCCGAGCTGGGAAACCCTGCCGCACGAACGTCTTTCGCCCCGCGCCGACACCGTCGGTGCGCGTCTGGCCGTGCTCCGACGGCTGGCACATCCCGACGAGTCGATGACGATCGGAGGGCACGAGTCCGCCGGCCCGGTCCGGGTGATCGTCACCACCGTTCGCTCGCTCATCCAGCCGATGGCGCCGAACCTGGGCGAGATCGTGCCGGTGCGGTTGAAGGTCGGGGACGAGATGGAACTCGAGAAGCTCACCGCGCGGTTGGTCGACCTGGCCTACACCCGGGTCGACATGGTGGAGAAACGCGGCGAGATGGCCGTCCGCGGCGGCATCGTCGACGTGTTCCCACCGACCGCGTCGCACCCGATCCGGATCGAGTTCTGGGGCGACGAGGTGACCGATCTGCGTGAGTTCGCCGTCACCGACCAGCGATCGCTCGGCACCGTCGACGCCGTCGAGGCGGCCCCGTGCCGTGAGATCCTGCTCACCGAGGAGGTCCGTCGGCACGCGGGCGACTTGTCGGCGGCGGCCACCGGCGATCCCACCCTCACCGAGATGCTCGCCAAGATCGCCGATGGGATCGGTGTCGAGGGGATGGAATCCCTGTTGCCCGCGCTGATTCCCGGCGGTCTGACCTTGCTGACCGATCTGCTCGACGCCGGTACCCACGTGCTGCTGGCCGATCCGGAGCGGATCCGCTCCCGCGCAGACGACCTGGTACGGACCGGCAACGAGTTCCTGGCGGCGTCCTGGATGGCGGCGGCCACCGGCGGCAAGGCGCCGATCGACCTGGGCGCATCGGCCTATCGCGATCTGGATGCCGTTCTGGAGAGCGCTGTCGACCGCGATCTCCCGGTGTGGCGGTTGGCCGCCTTCGGCGTCGATGTCCCCACCACCGCCGCGGCGGTCGACGCGCCCGAAGCGCCGAGCGTCCGTGCATCCCACGCGTACCGCGGCGACATCGCCGCTGCCGTCTCCGATGCCGCGCAGCGTTTCGCCGACGGTGGCCGCACCGTGCTGGTGGTTCCGGCGGCCGGGACGGCGCAGCGCGCCGTCGAGCGGCTGCGGGAGGCGGACCTCGGCGTCCAGCTCGCGACCTCGCCCATGACGGGCGAGCTGGGGAACGACGCGGTGACGGTGGCAGTCGGCCGGCTGGACGACGGATTCGACCTTCCCGCAACACATCTGACGGTGCTCACCGAATCCGATCTGACCGGCACCAGGGGAGTGGCCGGCGGCGAGTCGGTGAAGATGCCCTCGCGCCGGCGCAACGCGATCGACCCGTTGTCGTTGGTGCCAGGTGATTTCGTCGTCCATGCCAAGCACGGCATCGGCAAGTTCGTCCAGATGGTCACCCGGACCACTTCCGGCGCCCAGCGGGAGTACCTGGTCGTCGAGTACGCGCCCAGCAAGCGGGGCCATCCGGGTGACAAGTTGTTCGTCCCCACCGATGCCCTCGACCAGCTCTCGAAGTATGTCGGCGGCGAGTTGCCGCCGCTGTCGAAGATGGGTGGCTCCGACTGGGCGAAGACGAAGGGCAAGGCGCGCAAGGCTGTTCGGCAGATCGCCGCCAAACTGGTGCAGGTCTACGCCGCCCGTGCTGCGGCTCCCGGCCACCCCTTCGCGCCCGACACCCCGTGGCAGCGGGAACTCGAGGACGCCTTCCCGTTCACCGAGACCCCGGACCAGCTGGCCGCGATCAACGAGGTCAAGGCCGACATGGAGAAGCCGTCGCCGATGGACCGGGTGATCTCCGGTGACGTCGGCTACGGCAAGACCGAGATCGCTGTCCGGGCCGCGTTCAAGGCCGTCCAGGACGGCAAGCAGGTGGCCATCCTGGTGCCGACAACCCTGTTGGCACAACAACATCTGTCCACCTTCGGCGGTCGGATGTCGGCGTTCCCGGTGAACATCAAGGGGCTGTCCCGGTTCACCGACGACGCCGAGGCCAAGCAGACCGTTCTCGGACTCATCGACGGCAGCGTCGACATCGTCATCGGCACCCACCGGTTGCTGCAACCCTCGATCCGCTACCACGACCTCGGTCTGGTTGTGGTGGACGAGGAGCAACGGTTCGGGGTGGAGCACAAGGAACACATCACCGCGCTGCGGGCGCACGTGGACATGCTGACAATGTCGGCGACGCCGATCCCGCGCACCCTGGAGATGAGCCTCGCGGGGATCCGCGAGATGTCCACCATCACCACTCCGCCGGAGGAGCGGCACCCGATCCTCACCTACGTGGGCGCCTACGACGACGCACTGGTGGCCGCCGCGATCCGCCGAGAGCTGCTGCGGGACGGCCAGGTCTTCCTGGTGCACAACCGGGTGTCGGACATCGACGCGGTGTCCAAGCGGATCCGGGACGCGGTCCCGGAGGCGCGGGTGGCGGTCGGTCACGGCCAGATGGGCGAGGGCGCCCTGGAGCAGGTGATCGACGGTTTCTGGAAGCGGGAGGTCGACGTGCTGGTGTGCACGACCATCGTGGAGACCGGGCTGGACATCTCCAACGCCAACACGTTGATCGTCGACCACGCGGAGATCCTCGGCCTGTCGCAGATGCACCAGCTCCGCGGCCGGGTCGGCCGCGGACGTGAGCGTGGCTACGCCTACTTCCTCTACCCGGCCGACAAGATCCTCACCGAGACCGCGCACGACCGGCTGGCCACCATCGCCCAGAACTCCGATCTGGGTGCCGGAATGGCTGTCGCGATGCGCGACCTGGAGATCCGCGGCGCCGGCTCGATCCTCGGCGCCGAGCAGTCGGGCCACATCGCCGGCGTCGGCTTCGACCTCTACATCCGGCTGGTCGGCGAGGCGGTCACAGCGTTCAAGAAGTCGGCGAAGGCGGCCGGCGAGGAGGTTCCCGAGGAGGAGGAGCCGATCGAGGTGCGCATCGAGCTGCCCATCGACGCATCGATCCCGCACGACTACGTCCCCACCGATCGACTCCGGCTGGATGCCTACCGCAAGATCGCCGGCTCGACCGACGAGGAGCAGCTCACCGCCGTCGCCGATGAGCTGGTTGATCGCTACGGTCCGTTCGGGACGCAGGTGGAGAACCTGTTCGCGGTGGCCAGGTTCCGGTTCGTGGCCGCGGCCGCCGGCGTGAGCGAGGTGATCCTCGGTCCGCAGGGACTGCGGTTCGCGCCGATCGTGCTGGCCGAATCGGCCCAGCTGCGCGCTGCCCGGCTGTACCCGGGCAGCAAGTACAAGGAGCAGACGCACGCGCTGACCCTGCGCGCACCCACGGAGCGCAGCGGTGGGCTGGGCGCTCCGGGGCTGCGGGACGTCGCGCTGCTGGAGTACTGCGCCCAGGTGTTCACCGAGCTGACCCATGCGCCCGCGCTCGCCGGCGACGCGGCTGCCACCGGGCCCCGCCGATGA
- a CDS encoding acyl-CoA desaturase, whose amino-acid sequence MTPPPSAATATAPAISASAAAPDERGPKPIIDGHRGNSAQFAIYAFTLVPLVAVAIAIPFAWGWGLSWTDVIIGVVFYFFTGMGVTVGFHRHFTHGSFKANRALRNTLAIAGQMAVQGPVIIWVADHRRHHAFSDREGDPHSPWTFGTSVPALAKGFWHAHMGWLFERDSTNQKRFAPDLLADKSLVKIDKYFWAWTIVSVFGPGVIGGLVTMSWHGALTAFFWAGLVRIALLHHVTWSVNSICHMIGERPFAARDKSANFWPLAILSFGESWHNLHHADPTCARHGVLRGQIDISARAIWLFEKFGWATNVRWSSPQRLARIQATAHEMGH is encoded by the coding sequence ATGACTCCACCGCCGTCCGCGGCCACGGCCACGGCTCCCGCCATCTCCGCGTCCGCCGCGGCGCCCGACGAGAGGGGCCCGAAGCCGATCATCGACGGGCACCGGGGCAACTCGGCCCAGTTCGCCATCTATGCCTTCACCCTGGTCCCGCTGGTCGCCGTGGCGATCGCGATCCCGTTCGCGTGGGGCTGGGGTCTGAGCTGGACGGACGTCATCATCGGTGTCGTCTTCTACTTCTTCACCGGCATGGGGGTGACGGTCGGATTCCACCGGCACTTCACCCACGGCTCGTTCAAGGCCAACCGCGCGCTGCGCAACACGCTGGCGATCGCCGGCCAGATGGCCGTCCAGGGCCCGGTGATCATCTGGGTCGCCGACCATCGCCGGCACCACGCCTTCTCCGACCGCGAGGGCGACCCGCACTCCCCGTGGACGTTCGGCACCTCGGTGCCGGCGCTGGCAAAGGGTTTCTGGCACGCGCACATGGGCTGGCTGTTCGAGCGCGACTCCACCAACCAGAAGCGCTTCGCCCCGGACCTGTTGGCGGACAAGAGCCTCGTCAAGATCGACAAGTACTTCTGGGCCTGGACCATCGTGTCGGTGTTCGGACCCGGTGTGATCGGTGGCCTCGTCACCATGAGCTGGCACGGCGCGCTCACCGCGTTCTTCTGGGCCGGACTGGTGCGGATCGCTCTGCTGCACCACGTGACCTGGTCGGTGAACTCGATCTGCCACATGATCGGGGAGCGGCCGTTCGCCGCCCGCGACAAGTCGGCAAACTTCTGGCCGTTGGCGATCCTCAGCTTCGGTGAGTCCTGGCACAACCTGCACCACGCTGATCCGACCTGCGCGCGGCACGGTGTGCTCCGCGGCCAGATCGACATCTCCGCCAGGGCCATCTGGCTGTTCGAGAAGTTCGGCTGGGCGACCAACGTTCGCTGGTCCTCACCGCAGCGGCTGGCCAGGATCCAGGCGACCGCCCACGAGATGGGTCACTGA
- a CDS encoding glycosyltransferase: MSADPPPSDPSTRPPAPGSDGPVAVTVGILTFRRAEQLAALLPLVLDRIDREAPADFTADVLVVDNDPAGSARVVVEESADARVRYVLESTPGIVAARNRVLAECDDARLLLFLDDDNLPGEQWLGPLLQTWRQHSPAAVCGRMVVQFDGSDPFFAAGGFFVRRSMPTGTEIAVAGTGALLVDLDRVRARRLEFDPRFGLTGGEDTMFTSTLTASGERMLWCQEATVFDPIPADRLTRQWVLDRARSHGNSSGVVRILTVAPGRRPVVRVVVAVSGAARWVLGRLRQGRGVLRRSMVDRARGARLAHRGLGMLQAARGHVIQEYRRSEG, translated from the coding sequence GTGTCAGCCGACCCGCCGCCGAGCGATCCGTCCACCCGTCCACCGGCTCCCGGTTCGGACGGCCCGGTCGCCGTGACGGTCGGGATCCTGACCTTTCGCCGCGCCGAGCAGCTCGCGGCACTGCTGCCGCTGGTACTGGATCGGATCGACCGCGAGGCGCCCGCAGACTTCACCGCGGACGTGTTGGTGGTCGACAACGACCCGGCCGGCTCGGCGCGCGTCGTCGTCGAGGAGTCGGCGGACGCGCGAGTGCGGTACGTGCTCGAGTCGACACCCGGCATCGTGGCGGCTCGCAACCGGGTGCTCGCCGAATGCGACGACGCCCGACTGCTGCTGTTCCTGGACGACGACAACCTGCCGGGGGAGCAGTGGTTGGGTCCGCTGCTGCAGACCTGGCGGCAGCATTCGCCGGCGGCGGTCTGCGGCCGGATGGTGGTGCAGTTCGACGGCAGTGATCCGTTCTTCGCGGCCGGTGGCTTCTTCGTCCGGCGCAGCATGCCTACAGGTACCGAGATCGCGGTCGCCGGCACCGGGGCGCTGCTGGTGGACCTCGATCGGGTGCGGGCTCGTCGGCTCGAGTTCGATCCGCGGTTCGGGTTGACCGGCGGGGAGGACACCATGTTCACCAGCACGCTCACGGCCTCGGGGGAGCGGATGTTGTGGTGCCAGGAGGCAACCGTCTTCGACCCGATCCCCGCGGACCGGTTGACCCGGCAGTGGGTGCTCGACCGGGCTCGCAGTCACGGGAACTCGAGCGGGGTGGTGCGCATCCTCACTGTCGCCCCCGGTCGACGGCCGGTCGTCCGGGTGGTGGTCGCGGTGTCCGGCGCGGCGCGCTGGGTGCTCGGGAGGCTCCGGCAGGGAAGGGGAGTTCTCCGCCGATCCATGGTCGATCGGGCGCGAGGCGCTCGGCTGGCCCACCGCGGCCTCGGCATGCTGCAGGCGGCCCGCGGTCACGTCATCCAGGAGTACCGCCGATCCGAAGGCTGA
- the glmU gene encoding bifunctional UDP-N-acetylglucosamine diphosphorylase/glucosamine-1-phosphate N-acetyltransferase GlmU produces MPQPDVTVIVLAAGAGTRMRSATPKVMHPLAGRPLVWHALAAAAGIAPTHLVAVLGHGRDQVTEFLAGADDLPAVITTVQEQQLGTGHAAACGLRALPTAPEGIVLVTYGDVPLLRTETLQLLVDGHRSSGNAVTVLTAHVTDPTGYGRIIRDADGTVTSIVEHRDADDRQREITEINSGIYVFDAAVLTEALPRVGTSNSQGEQYLTDVVSLASGDGHRVGAQLADDAVETEGVNDRTQLAALARVLNDRIVRRHQLAGVTILDPISTWIDADITIGADSVLEPGVQLKAGTSIGQDCRIGPDSTLNGCTLGDDVTITRSHCIDARIGDGADVGPFAYLRPQTVLHHGAHVGAHVEIKKSTIGPGAKVPHLTYLGDAEVGAGSNIGAGVITANYDGVHKFPTVIGEHVFVGTNSTLVAPVTLADGSYVAAGSTVTQDVAAGDLAVARGRQHDSRGWVLRRRADSRYADAARRAGAGNGAQQPAGQPDGADDKDSPA; encoded by the coding sequence GTGCCCCAACCGGACGTGACCGTCATCGTCCTCGCGGCGGGTGCCGGTACCCGGATGAGATCCGCGACGCCGAAGGTGATGCACCCGCTCGCCGGCCGCCCGTTGGTCTGGCATGCGCTCGCTGCCGCCGCCGGGATCGCGCCGACCCACCTGGTGGCGGTGCTGGGTCACGGTCGCGACCAGGTCACCGAATTCCTCGCCGGCGCAGACGACCTGCCTGCCGTGATCACCACCGTCCAGGAGCAGCAACTCGGTACCGGCCACGCCGCGGCCTGTGGGCTGAGGGCACTGCCCACTGCGCCGGAGGGCATCGTGCTGGTCACCTACGGGGATGTGCCGCTGTTGCGCACCGAGACCCTGCAGCTGCTCGTCGATGGTCACCGCTCGTCCGGCAACGCCGTGACCGTGCTCACCGCGCACGTCACCGACCCGACCGGCTACGGGCGCATCATCCGCGACGCGGACGGCACCGTGACGTCGATCGTCGAACATCGCGACGCGGACGACAGGCAGCGGGAGATCACCGAGATCAACTCGGGGATCTACGTCTTCGATGCGGCAGTGCTCACCGAAGCGCTCCCCCGGGTGGGCACCAGCAATTCCCAGGGCGAGCAGTACCTCACGGACGTCGTGTCCCTCGCGAGCGGGGACGGGCACCGGGTCGGCGCCCAGCTCGCCGACGACGCTGTCGAGACCGAGGGCGTCAACGACCGCACCCAGCTGGCGGCGCTGGCCCGCGTCCTCAACGACCGGATCGTCCGCCGGCATCAGCTCGCCGGGGTGACGATCCTGGACCCGATCAGCACCTGGATCGACGCCGACATCACGATCGGCGCCGACAGCGTGCTCGAGCCGGGTGTGCAGTTGAAGGCGGGCACCAGCATCGGTCAGGACTGCCGGATCGGACCCGACTCGACGCTCAACGGCTGCACCCTCGGCGACGACGTGACGATCACCCGCTCGCACTGCATCGACGCCCGGATCGGTGACGGCGCCGACGTCGGACCGTTCGCCTACCTGCGTCCGCAGACCGTGCTGCACCATGGGGCGCACGTCGGTGCCCATGTCGAGATCAAGAAGTCGACCATCGGACCGGGCGCCAAGGTGCCGCACCTGACCTACCTCGGCGATGCTGAGGTCGGGGCCGGCAGCAACATCGGGGCCGGCGTGATCACGGCCAACTACGACGGCGTGCACAAGTTCCCGACCGTGATCGGCGAGCACGTCTTCGTCGGCACCAACTCCACGTTGGTCGCCCCGGTGACGCTGGCGGACGGCAGCTACGTCGCGGCCGGGTCGACCGTCACGCAGGACGTCGCCGCCGGGGATCTCGCTGTCGCTCGGGGACGTCAACACGACTCGCGCGGCTGGGTGCTGCGGCGTCGGGCGGACTCCCGCTACGCCGACGCGGCCAGACGAGCCGGGGCAGGCAACGGTGCCCAGCAGCCCGCAGGACAACCCGATGGTGCCGACGACAAGGACTCCCCCGCGTGA
- a CDS encoding ribose-phosphate diphosphokinase yields the protein MISMTNSKSLMLFSGRGYPELAEEIGDFLDVSITPQSAYDFANGEIFVRFEESVRGSDAFLIQSCGVPINTWVMETLIMIDALKRASAKRITVVLPFYPYARQDKKHRGREPISARLVADLLKTAGAQRLMTVDLHTDQIQGFFDGPVDHLWAQPLLTSYIAEKYSGDALTVVSPDSGRVRTAERWADRLGGAPIAFIHKTRDPNLPNQVVANRVVGDVSGRTCIVVDDMIDTGGTISKAVAGVLEAGATKVVVAATHGVLSDPAAERLSQCGAVEVVLTNTLRITDSQRFPQLTELSVAPLIGQAIRQAFTDGSVTSLFES from the coding sequence ATGATCTCCATGACGAACAGCAAGAGCCTGATGCTGTTCTCCGGCCGGGGTTACCCGGAACTCGCCGAGGAGATCGGCGACTTCCTGGACGTCTCCATCACGCCCCAGTCGGCCTACGACTTCGCCAACGGCGAGATCTTCGTCCGGTTCGAGGAGAGCGTCCGCGGCAGTGACGCCTTTCTGATCCAGTCGTGCGGGGTGCCGATCAACACCTGGGTGATGGAGACGCTGATCATGATCGACGCGCTCAAGCGCGCCTCGGCCAAGCGGATCACCGTCGTCCTGCCGTTCTATCCGTATGCCCGTCAGGACAAGAAGCACCGTGGCCGCGAGCCCATCTCGGCCCGTCTGGTCGCTGATCTGCTCAAGACCGCAGGCGCCCAGCGCCTGATGACGGTCGATCTGCACACCGACCAGATCCAGGGGTTCTTCGACGGCCCCGTCGACCACCTGTGGGCCCAGCCGTTGCTCACCAGCTACATCGCCGAGAAGTACTCCGGCGACGCGCTCACCGTCGTGTCCCCGGACTCCGGCCGCGTCCGCACCGCCGAACGCTGGGCCGATCGGCTCGGTGGGGCGCCGATCGCCTTCATCCACAAGACCCGCGATCCCAACCTCCCGAACCAGGTGGTCGCCAACCGGGTCGTCGGCGACGTCAGCGGCCGCACCTGCATCGTGGTCGACGACATGATCGACACCGGCGGCACCATCTCCAAGGCCGTCGCCGGGGTGCTCGAGGCGGGTGCCACCAAGGTCGTCGTGGCGGCGACGCACGGGGTGCTGTCCGATCCGGCGGCGGAGCGACTCTCGCAGTGCGGCGCCGTCGAGGTCGTACTGACCAACACCCTGCGGATCACCGACTCCCAGCGCTTCCCCCAGCTCACCGAACTGTCGGTGGCGCCGCTGATCGGGCAGGCCATCCGACAGGCGTTCACCGACGGCTCCGTCACCAGCCTGTTCGAGAGCTGA
- a CDS encoding glycosyltransferase family 4 protein, producing the protein MSRRAPAGQRHILIANPSADVYGSDLQMLDSITALMEAGYRVTVSVPTDGPLVPQIRARGAVVVFTAVPPVQRAALSPRGLVRLAGGSAAAVSRSRSLIRRLRVDLVYVNTVILPTWIVAARLSGVPVVCHVHEAETADRMLLLKGLLAPVRLTTGLIANSQAALDWLVSVYPSLGGRTTRVFNGVSAPPTAARLTEHTTGPLRLIAISRLSPRKALDVALEALALLRADGRDVTLHVVGTAYPGYEWFEHQLRERAALPDLAGSVVFEGYVAPVWSVLEDSDVAIAPSLGESFGNAVVEAQLAGRPVIAAVNAGHQQTVQDGETGLLVPPGDAAALAAAVSRLIDDPELARALAERGLASAEEKFTISRYRREIAAAIGALLKA; encoded by the coding sequence ATGAGCCGGCGTGCACCCGCAGGACAGCGCCACATCCTGATCGCAAACCCGTCCGCCGACGTGTACGGGTCGGACCTGCAGATGCTGGACAGCATCACCGCCCTGATGGAGGCCGGGTACCGGGTGACGGTGAGCGTGCCGACCGACGGACCGCTGGTACCGCAGATCCGCGCCCGCGGTGCGGTCGTCGTCTTCACCGCCGTTCCTCCCGTCCAACGGGCAGCACTGTCCCCGCGCGGCCTGGTCAGGCTGGCCGGCGGATCTGCCGCGGCCGTGTCGCGGTCCCGTTCGCTGATCCGTCGGCTGCGGGTCGACCTGGTGTACGTCAACACAGTCATCCTGCCGACCTGGATCGTCGCCGCCCGACTGTCCGGAGTGCCGGTGGTGTGCCACGTCCACGAGGCCGAGACGGCTGATCGGATGCTGCTGCTCAAGGGACTGCTCGCCCCCGTGCGTCTGACAACGGGGCTGATCGCCAACTCCCAGGCGGCCCTCGACTGGCTCGTGTCGGTCTATCCCTCCCTCGGGGGCAGGACGACCCGGGTGTTCAACGGCGTGTCGGCGCCGCCCACCGCCGCCCGGCTGACGGAACACACCACCGGTCCGCTGCGGCTCATCGCCATCTCCAGGCTCTCGCCCCGCAAGGCGTTGGATGTCGCCCTGGAGGCGCTCGCGCTGCTCCGTGCCGATGGACGCGACGTGACGCTGCACGTCGTCGGTACCGCGTACCCGGGATACGAATGGTTCGAGCATCAGCTCAGGGAGCGCGCTGCCCTACCGGATCTGGCCGGCTCGGTCGTTTTCGAGGGCTATGTGGCCCCCGTCTGGTCGGTGCTCGAGGACAGCGATGTGGCCATCGCACCGTCCCTCGGCGAATCCTTCGGCAATGCCGTCGTCGAAGCCCAACTGGCGGGGCGGCCGGTGATCGCGGCGGTCAATGCCGGTCATCAGCAGACGGTGCAGGACGGCGAGACGGGCCTGCTGGTGCCGCCGGGGGATGCAGCGGCGCTCGCAGCAGCCGTCAGCCGGCTGATCGACGATCCGGAACTCGCCCGCGCCCTGGCCGAGCGCGGCCTGGCCT